From one Ignavibacteria bacterium genomic stretch:
- the dut gene encoding dUTP diphosphatase — translation MLVDINVLDHAADLPLPCFATTGAAGMDVHAACTTPVTIPPGGVVMVPTGLRIAVPAGYECQVRSRSGLAAKNGVFALNAPGTIDSDYRGEIQIILANFSASPFTVERGMRIAQLVFARVEQVEWNVTVSLDSTERNTGGFGSTGIHVEKI, via the coding sequence ATGCTCGTAGATATTAATGTTCTTGACCATGCGGCAGACCTGCCTTTGCCGTGTTTTGCTACTACCGGCGCTGCCGGTATGGATGTGCATGCAGCTTGTACAACACCCGTAACAATTCCGCCCGGCGGTGTTGTTATGGTTCCTACGGGATTGCGTATTGCCGTTCCTGCCGGTTACGAGTGTCAGGTGCGCTCACGTAGCGGTCTGGCTGCCAAGAACGGAGTGTTTGCACTAAATGCGCCAGGAACAATCGATAGTGACTACCGGGGAGAAATCCAGATAATCCTGGCTAATTTCTCTGCTTCACCGTTTACGGTCGAACGCGGTATGCGAATAGCACAGCTTGTTTTTGCAAGGGTAGAACAGGTTGAATGGAACGTTACGGTAAGTCTTGATAGTACCGAGCGCAACACCGGTGGCTTTGGCAGCACCGGCATTCATGTGGAGAAAATATGA
- a CDS encoding viroplasmin family protein yields the protein MAIIRAPKKSKWYVVWIGRIPGIYPSWEKCREQVEGFPGSRYRAYDTLADARTAVDAGPPKAGGSRVDESLAKGGAGKKSAKVKKPKKPITPSVSVDAACNMVTRVMEYRGVDTATGTELFRLGPFEDATNNIGEFLAIVHALGMLEQQKSTLPVYSDSTTALNWVRNKKARTKTDRTTRNRKVFELLERAELWLETNEYENELLKWESDVWGENPADFGRK from the coding sequence ATGGCCATTATTAGAGCACCCAAGAAAAGCAAATGGTATGTAGTATGGATTGGCCGGATACCCGGCATTTACCCGTCATGGGAGAAATGCCGAGAACAGGTAGAAGGATTTCCGGGCTCACGATACCGCGCTTATGATACACTTGCAGATGCGCGTACTGCTGTTGATGCCGGCCCCCCAAAGGCCGGAGGGTCCCGGGTTGACGAATCGTTGGCCAAGGGTGGGGCAGGCAAGAAGAGCGCTAAGGTTAAAAAACCAAAGAAACCAATAACACCAAGTGTTTCCGTGGACGCGGCATGCAACATGGTTACACGGGTAATGGAATATCGGGGTGTTGACACAGCAACCGGTACCGAATTGTTCAGGCTGGGACCTTTCGAGGATGCAACAAATAATATCGGTGAATTCCTGGCAATCGTGCATGCTCTTGGTATGCTGGAACAGCAAAAAAGTACGCTGCCGGTATATTCTGATTCCACTACGGCTCTTAACTGGGTTCGCAATAAAAAAGCCAGAACAAAAACTGACCGAACAACACGCAACCGAAAAGTTTTTGAGCTGCTGGAACGTGCCGAGCTCTGGCTGGAGACCAACGAATACGAGAATGAACTCCTGAAATGGGAATCAGACGTTTGGGGTGAAAATCCGGCCGACTTCGGAAGGAAGTAG
- a CDS encoding YifB family Mg chelatase-like AAA ATPase — MKYAKTFSAAVVGISAYPVEIEIHVELGLPAFQIVGLPDSSVRESKERVQAAIKNSSFEVPPRKYTVNLAPADVRKEGSMFDLPIAIGVLNAVHEIEMAGLSDTAMVGELAFDGTLRAAHGVLPITAMLKKNGFKRIVLPMANAGEAAIVSGIDVIPVETLKETVDFMRGLLLIKPHIVDVPRLFEKASEEIIPDMADVKGQAAVKRALEVAAAGGHNIIMLGPPGAGKTMLAKRLPGILPPLTLSEALETTAIHSVAGILSPGHALVTKRPFRAPHHTISDAALVGGGVGVVRAGEITLAHHGVLFLDELPEFQRNVLEVLRQPLEDRQVLISRTRTSVTFPSNVMLVCSMNPCPCGNFGSGVRPCTCTPMEVSKYMGRVSGPLLDRIDLHVNVPAVEVKELARMQSGEPSETIRQRVIQARQIQHDRFRDRPDLFKNADMSSADLQRFGKPTPEALGFLQKSMDKLSLSARAYHRILKVARTISDLEHEDYIQQHHMAEAVHYRDLDRPYWNG; from the coding sequence ATGAAGTATGCAAAAACCTTTAGCGCAGCAGTTGTTGGTATCTCTGCATATCCGGTTGAAATTGAAATCCATGTTGAACTCGGATTGCCGGCTTTTCAGATCGTTGGTTTGCCCGACAGTTCGGTGCGTGAAAGTAAGGAACGTGTTCAGGCAGCAATAAAAAACTCATCGTTCGAGGTACCGCCACGAAAATATACCGTAAATCTGGCACCGGCAGACGTTCGGAAGGAGGGAAGTATGTTTGATCTTCCGATTGCAATTGGCGTACTGAATGCTGTGCATGAGATCGAAATGGCAGGACTGTCCGATACGGCAATGGTTGGTGAGCTGGCTTTTGACGGTACGCTCCGCGCCGCTCACGGAGTACTTCCAATTACAGCCATGCTTAAGAAAAATGGATTTAAACGTATTGTCCTTCCAATGGCTAACGCCGGCGAAGCAGCGATTGTGTCCGGTATCGATGTTATTCCCGTTGAAACGCTGAAAGAAACAGTTGACTTTATGCGTGGCCTGCTGTTGATTAAACCACATATTGTTGACGTACCGCGACTCTTTGAGAAAGCATCTGAAGAAATTATTCCTGACATGGCCGACGTGAAAGGACAAGCAGCGGTGAAACGGGCGTTGGAGGTAGCTGCGGCGGGCGGGCATAACATCATCATGCTCGGTCCGCCCGGGGCAGGAAAAACCATGCTCGCAAAGCGATTACCCGGAATTCTCCCCCCGCTTACACTGTCAGAAGCATTAGAAACAACGGCAATACATTCAGTTGCAGGAATTCTGTCACCCGGGCATGCCCTGGTCACGAAAAGACCGTTTCGTGCCCCACACCACACCATTAGCGATGCGGCGTTGGTGGGTGGCGGCGTTGGTGTTGTAAGGGCAGGAGAAATCACATTGGCACACCATGGCGTCTTGTTTTTAGATGAGCTACCTGAATTTCAGCGTAATGTTCTGGAAGTATTGCGCCAGCCACTCGAAGACAGGCAGGTTCTGATTTCACGCACACGAACCTCGGTGACGTTTCCAAGCAATGTGATGCTGGTGTGCAGTATGAACCCATGTCCATGCGGAAATTTTGGAAGCGGTGTCAGACCCTGTACCTGCACGCCAATGGAAGTGTCGAAATACATGGGAAGAGTAAGTGGACCACTATTAGACAGGATTGACCTGCACGTTAATGTTCCTGCCGTCGAAGTAAAGGAACTAGCCCGCATGCAGTCGGGCGAACCGTCAGAAACAATCCGTCAGCGCGTGATACAGGCCCGTCAAATCCAACATGACCGGTTCCGGGACCGACCCGACTTGTTCAAAAACGCCGATATGTCATCGGCTGACTTGCAGCGTTTTGGCAAGCCAACACCTGAAGCACTTGGCTTTTTGCAAAAGAGCATGGACAAGTTATCGCTCTCAGCACGTGCATACCATCGTATTCTAAAAGTTGCACGTACGATTTCTGATTTGGAACACGAGGACTACATTCAGCAGCACCATATGGCAGAAGCAGTTCACTACCGTGACTTAGACCGTCCGTACTGGAACGGATAA
- a CDS encoding SDR family oxidoreductase: protein MSKTITIIGAGSTTGLALVPILLQETSATLHLVTRSKVNIEHSRIVASHVNVTSLSELKSTILGQLPSVIVNLVATSSVDACEADKETAQVLNVTLVKDLVRLARATDAHLVHLSTDYIFNGERGPYAENDTPAPINYYGKTKLSGENAVITSGISSTIIRTNVVYSPFPSRPDFVHSVLKSAETNSPVRAASDLYGNPTYVDDLAEAIVRVIETAAQGIYHVGGSDYVSRYQFATKIAEVFKLDTSLIHAVQAADLQLPAKRPLRAGLSTSTTEAVLGLRFRGIESGLICLRNSLFSK from the coding sequence ATGAGTAAAACTATCACTATTATCGGTGCCGGAAGTACAACCGGTTTGGCGCTGGTGCCAATTTTGCTGCAGGAGACTTCAGCCACTCTTCACCTTGTAACCCGCTCGAAGGTTAACATTGAACATAGCAGGATTGTTGCCTCACACGTCAACGTTACGTCGCTGAGCGAGCTTAAATCTACCATCCTTGGCCAACTGCCTTCCGTTATCGTTAATCTTGTTGCAACTTCCAGCGTAGATGCCTGTGAAGCAGATAAAGAAACGGCACAGGTACTGAATGTAACACTCGTGAAGGACCTGGTACGACTTGCACGGGCAACCGATGCACATCTTGTTCACCTTTCTACCGATTACATTTTTAACGGCGAGCGGGGTCCGTACGCCGAGAACGACACACCCGCACCAATTAACTACTATGGTAAAACAAAACTGTCCGGCGAGAATGCTGTAATCACTTCAGGCATCAGCAGCACGATAATTCGAACCAACGTTGTATATAGCCCCTTCCCATCACGTCCTGATTTTGTTCACTCGGTACTGAAAAGTGCCGAAACAAATTCTCCCGTCCGCGCTGCCAGCGATTTATATGGTAATCCAACCTATGTTGATGACCTTGCCGAAGCTATCGTACGGGTTATAGAGACGGCTGCACAAGGGATTTACCATGTAGGCGGATCGGACTACGTTAGTCGTTATCAGTTTGCAACCAAAATTGCAGAGGTGTTTAAACTGGACACGTCGTTAATTCACGCGGTTCAGGCTGCCGATTTGCAGCTGCCGGCAAAACGACCGCTTCGTGCGGGACTAAGTACATCAACAACGGAGGCTGTTCTAGGATTACGGTTCAGGGGAATAGAAAGCGGTCTGATTTGTTTACGTAATTCACTGTTTTCAAAGTAG
- a CDS encoding cation:proton antiporter produces the protein MPLLTSLLMLIVVARIFGHIAVRLKQPAIVGEMVAGVLLGPSVLGLVTASPALSGISELAVFLVVLSAGLEMNFNDVVKAFKGKGSIIGLFGFLIPLILGILVGLVFGLDVNKTVFLGLCISITALPVAVGILQSFGILNSRIGKYSIATAILNDVFALMILGVLLSLPEQRSFEAVGISIALTVWKLVVLGAVILGFNWVLEKLVQWGVHVERFPEKLVQWLGNDALFGLVVLFVLVFGSASEMLGFHFVVGAFFGALLIDRKFFLAERYHVLDSTLRSVSDGFLAPIFFAYLGLEFNIFGVSSVLFVVVVLIVSIVSKMIAGWLGGRTIGMSKTDSMGIAIILNGRGVMELVIASIGYERGLIGQELFSTLVLMGVVSTLITPVLFRKFVMPRLEKENEPQPVLADG, from the coding sequence ATGCCTTTACTTACAAGTTTGTTAATGTTGATTGTTGTGGCCAGGATTTTTGGCCACATAGCAGTACGATTAAAGCAACCAGCGATCGTTGGAGAAATGGTGGCAGGCGTACTGTTAGGCCCGAGCGTATTGGGTCTGGTAACGGCAAGCCCTGCATTATCGGGCATTTCGGAGCTGGCGGTATTTCTTGTTGTGTTGTCCGCCGGACTGGAAATGAATTTTAACGATGTAGTAAAGGCATTCAAGGGCAAGGGTTCAATAATCGGCTTATTTGGATTTTTAATACCGCTAATTCTTGGGATTCTGGTAGGACTGGTTTTTGGTCTGGATGTTAACAAGACGGTTTTCCTGGGATTATGTATTTCGATAACGGCATTACCTGTTGCCGTTGGAATTCTTCAGAGTTTTGGTATCCTGAACAGCAGAATAGGCAAATACTCAATTGCGACTGCAATCCTTAACGACGTATTTGCGCTGATGATTCTTGGCGTACTACTGTCGTTACCTGAGCAGCGTTCATTCGAGGCCGTTGGGATCAGCATTGCATTAACAGTATGGAAGTTAGTGGTTCTGGGTGCTGTAATTCTTGGGTTTAACTGGGTATTGGAAAAGCTGGTACAGTGGGGAGTGCACGTTGAACGGTTCCCTGAAAAACTTGTACAGTGGCTGGGCAATGATGCGCTGTTTGGTTTAGTGGTTCTCTTTGTACTGGTATTTGGGTCGGCCAGCGAGATGCTGGGTTTCCATTTTGTTGTGGGTGCGTTTTTTGGGGCATTGCTGATTGACAGGAAGTTTTTCCTTGCCGAGCGTTATCACGTGCTTGATAGTACATTACGATCGGTAAGCGACGGTTTTCTGGCACCGATTTTCTTTGCATACCTTGGCCTTGAGTTCAACATTTTTGGCGTCAGCTCTGTTTTGTTTGTAGTTGTTGTGCTCATCGTTTCAATTGTGTCAAAGATGATAGCAGGGTGGCTTGGAGGCAGAACCATCGGAATGTCCAAAACAGATTCAATGGGAATAGCTATCATTCTAAACGGACGTGGTGTGATGGAGTTGGTTATTGCCAGTATCGGCTACGAGAGGGGTCTGATTGGTCAGGAATTATTCTCGACGCTTGTCCTTATGGGAGTCGTGTCAACACTTATTACCCCGGTGCTGTTCCGCAAGTTCGTAATGCCACGTCTGGAAAAAGAAAACGAACCGCAGCCGGTGCTTGCAGATGGTTAA
- a CDS encoding UbiA family prenyltransferase yields MRKSTITCDTEGIIQTFNQGAEEMFGYTASEAVGKLRVSAFSPGEIVLQNLKSWLDTANETGEWIGQTNFVRKNGEVFGARIRISPTSKNGEQIGYCGVTEELETPVHVPIKFTTKAIRWLVITRAPFLTAALTPVVIGLVWVAAIGGFAIPWTESLLAGLGVLLLHLSANVFNDYFDVKSGTDGANTKYFVQYTGGSRAIEMGLIDLKRTKYVAVTLLLAALIIGLGLTAVVGTGVLYIGLAGLALGYFYTAPPLRLVARHGLGELSIGLAFGPLITLGMAYVATGFYSWEAFLVGIPAGLLTTNILMINQIPDAEGDATTGKNHLVVTFGPTVAGWLYTGTWLSALAGISWFALQWNKPLLHIATVVGLVYGIYTIVWMFKNLDKRTLVRSNVNTIYLQIAVTLLMALFMAL; encoded by the coding sequence ATGCGAAAGAGTACGATTACATGCGATACGGAAGGAATAATTCAAACGTTTAATCAGGGGGCTGAGGAAATGTTTGGATACACCGCTTCCGAAGCTGTTGGCAAACTTCGAGTAAGTGCATTTTCACCTGGCGAGATTGTCTTGCAAAACCTTAAAAGCTGGCTTGACACCGCTAATGAAACGGGTGAGTGGATTGGTCAGACCAACTTTGTTCGTAAAAACGGTGAGGTATTTGGTGCCAGAATCCGGATATCGCCAACCTCGAAGAACGGAGAACAAATTGGCTATTGCGGTGTGACCGAAGAACTGGAAACCCCGGTTCATGTACCCATAAAGTTTACAACTAAAGCCATACGCTGGCTTGTTATCACCAGAGCCCCTTTTCTAACGGCAGCATTAACACCGGTGGTGATTGGGTTGGTATGGGTTGCAGCGATCGGGGGTTTTGCGATACCGTGGACGGAAAGCCTGCTTGCCGGTCTGGGCGTGTTGCTGCTCCATTTAAGCGCAAACGTCTTTAACGATTATTTCGACGTGAAAAGTGGTACTGATGGCGCAAACACCAAATACTTTGTACAGTACACTGGTGGGAGCAGAGCCATAGAAATGGGGTTGATAGATTTAAAGCGTACAAAGTATGTTGCGGTAACACTACTTCTTGCTGCGCTGATCATCGGCCTTGGTTTAACCGCAGTGGTGGGAACCGGTGTGTTATACATTGGTCTTGCGGGTCTTGCATTAGGGTACTTTTACACGGCACCTCCTCTTCGTCTGGTAGCCCGGCATGGTCTTGGCGAGCTCTCGATCGGACTGGCGTTTGGTCCGTTAATTACTCTTGGCATGGCCTACGTTGCTACAGGTTTTTATTCGTGGGAAGCATTCCTGGTTGGGATTCCTGCAGGCTTGCTTACAACGAACATCCTGATGATTAACCAGATTCCAGATGCAGAAGGAGATGCAACTACCGGAAAGAATCACCTGGTTGTAACGTTTGGTCCAACGGTTGCCGGTTGGTTGTATACCGGCACCTGGCTTAGTGCTCTGGCGGGGATATCATGGTTTGCTTTGCAGTGGAATAAGCCACTCTTACACATAGCAACTGTTGTGGGTCTGGTGTATGGCATTTATACGATCGTATGGATGTTTAAGAACCTTGATAAACGCACACTTGTTCGGTCAAACGTCAATACTATTTACTTGCAAATCGCGGTAACGCTGTTGATGGCACTGTTCATGGCGTTATAA
- a CDS encoding fasciclin domain-containing protein, whose amino-acid sequence MIKSHSLVTILAAVFLAWGCSQDAEKTQANTSGAADQPGGGQAFVQDDVSQKDILHVAMGSADHSTLVKAVQAAGLENTLANAGPFTVFAPTNAAFDKLPAGTVESLLKPEKADQLTTVLYHHVLTSALDKDAFTNGQQVKMFDGTPVTMSIEGDTWKIDGAKIVASVRASNGWVHVVDAVVLPPQ is encoded by the coding sequence ATGATAAAGTCGCATTCTTTAGTCACCATTCTAGCAGCCGTGTTTCTTGCATGGGGTTGCTCGCAGGATGCCGAGAAGACTCAGGCGAATACCTCCGGCGCTGCCGACCAGCCGGGCGGAGGTCAGGCTTTTGTTCAGGACGATGTTTCACAAAAAGACATTCTGCATGTTGCCATGGGTTCTGCTGACCACTCTACCCTGGTAAAAGCAGTGCAGGCAGCGGGACTTGAGAATACTCTTGCCAATGCTGGACCGTTTACAGTGTTTGCTCCAACAAATGCCGCGTTTGATAAGCTTCCGGCCGGAACTGTTGAATCGCTGCTCAAGCCAGAAAAGGCCGATCAGCTTACAACTGTCCTGTACCATCACGTTCTAACGTCGGCATTGGATAAGGACGCCTTTACAAACGGACAACAAGTAAAGATGTTCGACGGTACGCCGGTTACGATGTCGATTGAGGGTGACACCTGGAAGATTGACGGTGCAAAAATCGTTGCCTCAGTACGTGCCTCAAACGGTTGGGTACATGTTGTGGATGCAGTTGTACTGCCACCACAATAA
- a CDS encoding ABC transporter permease subunit, producing the protein MKPTLQLLRYVVRDVVRSRWLIMYFLFFFAVSEGLLFFTSGEAKTVVGLMNVVLILIPLAAAVFGTLHIHHNRDFVELMLSQPVTRTSIFTALYLGVTLPFLISFVLGVGIPGLLHGVVFSAPFVTLISTGAALSVVFFAIAYLIGVTVQDKAAAMGVAFVVWLITAILYDGAILAITVAFADYPMEMATIGMIVLNPVDLARIIVMLTFDYAALMGYTGAVFEDFFGTSLGTTISAVSLLVWMVVPIVFGKRAFVRKDW; encoded by the coding sequence ATGAAACCAACGTTACAGTTACTCCGCTACGTTGTCCGGGATGTTGTTCGCAGCCGATGGCTGATTATGTACTTTTTATTTTTCTTTGCCGTATCGGAAGGACTCCTGTTTTTTACCTCCGGTGAAGCCAAAACCGTTGTCGGGTTGATGAATGTCGTCCTCATTCTAATTCCGCTTGCTGCCGCTGTTTTTGGTACCCTGCATATTCATCACAATCGTGACTTTGTTGAGCTAATGCTTTCGCAACCGGTAACGCGTACATCGATTTTTACCGCTCTGTACCTTGGTGTTACTCTCCCCTTCCTGATTTCGTTTGTACTGGGCGTGGGCATTCCGGGCCTGCTCCACGGCGTTGTGTTCTCCGCTCCCTTTGTAACTCTTATCAGCACCGGTGCTGCTCTCTCGGTGGTATTCTTTGCTATTGCCTATCTGATCGGTGTTACCGTACAGGATAAGGCTGCTGCCATGGGTGTTGCCTTTGTGGTGTGGCTAATCACAGCCATCTTATACGATGGTGCCATTCTGGCAATCACCGTTGCCTTTGCGGACTACCCCATGGAGATGGCAACAATCGGCATGATTGTTTTGAATCCCGTTGATCTTGCCCGCATCATCGTGATGCTCACCTTTGACTATGCTGCACTCATGGGATACACAGGTGCTGTTTTTGAAGACTTTTTTGGAACCTCGCTTGGCACGACCATATCTGCAGTTTCATTGCTGGTGTGGATGGTAGTACCAATCGTGTTCGGTAAACGTGCTTTTGTTCGAAAAGACTGGTAA
- a CDS encoding ABC transporter ATP-binding protein, giving the protein MIEIQNIRKKFKQLQVLNGVSISLSPGSVTALVGPNGSGKTTLMKSIVGLVRPDSGTIHLDGELVSANPDVRNKMGYMSQVARYPENLSPLELIAMVRGIRKQQTEIAEELFSEFQLHEHLKKPMRSLSGGTRQKVGAVLAFMYEPRVLLLDEPTAGLDPLVTQRLKNRIRHVADNGSSVLITSHVIAEIEELATRIVYINEGVIMYDGSVQNLLSSTGHSNLPAAIAAIMEKGGGVQ; this is encoded by the coding sequence ATGATTGAAATACAGAACATCAGGAAAAAATTCAAACAGCTACAGGTGCTGAACGGAGTGAGTATATCGCTCTCACCGGGCAGTGTTACTGCTCTTGTAGGTCCAAACGGATCCGGTAAAACCACGCTCATGAAGAGCATTGTTGGCTTGGTGCGGCCGGACTCGGGAACAATACATCTGGACGGTGAACTGGTGAGTGCCAATCCCGACGTACGCAACAAGATGGGCTATATGTCGCAAGTTGCCCGATACCCCGAAAATCTGTCGCCACTGGAACTTATTGCCATGGTTCGCGGCATCAGAAAGCAGCAGACAGAAATAGCCGAAGAACTGTTCTCTGAATTTCAGCTTCACGAACATTTAAAAAAGCCTATGCGCTCACTGAGTGGCGGCACACGTCAAAAAGTTGGTGCAGTGTTGGCATTTATGTACGAACCCAGGGTGTTACTACTCGATGAACCAACTGCCGGACTTGATCCGCTGGTAACACAGCGACTCAAAAACCGAATCCGTCACGTGGCCGATAACGGCTCAAGCGTTCTTATCACATCGCACGTAATCGCCGAAATCGAAGAGCTTGCCACCAGGATTGTTTATATCAACGAAGGCGTAATCATGTACGATGGCTCAGTACAGAATCTACTCTCTTCTACAGGTCATTCCAATCTTCCGGCAGCCATCGCTGCCATTATGGAAAAGGGCGGGGGTGTACAATGA
- the nosD gene encoding nitrous oxide reductase family maturation protein NosD, with translation MKLLISLTLLFGAVSGLGRTITLTPAYRGGMSAALAHTGNGDTIRVTPGVYPGTGYVVKSAITILGTRECVFDAESKNGSVFSILSGNVTISGITIRNVAVSYVDDHAAIKIKEQSNIVVKNCIIENAFFAIYAYSSERCRIQGNTITGIPRSESNSGNAIHAWKCRNILVKDNVITGHRDGIYFEFMRQGTVVGNKSEGNIRYGLHFMFSDSCSYRSNVFKHNDAGVAVMYSRQIQMLNNSFLDNWGPTSYGLLLKDISHGHLKGNVFTGNTVAIHGEGLTRSLIEQNRFIRNGYGFRILGNCELVTVTRNMFDGNTFDITTNAGELNSSFNENYWSSYEGYDLNKDGFGDVPFHPVRLYSLLVERIPSSVILMHTAFITILDLTERIIPTMTPETLVDKRPLMRPPFLRHD, from the coding sequence ATGAAACTGCTAATCTCACTAACACTGTTGTTTGGTGCTGTAAGTGGTTTGGGACGAACCATAACCCTAACGCCGGCCTACCGTGGCGGGATGAGTGCTGCACTTGCACATACCGGTAATGGTGATACGATCAGGGTTACACCCGGTGTGTACCCCGGTACCGGGTATGTTGTGAAGTCAGCCATAACAATCCTGGGTACGCGTGAATGTGTTTTTGATGCGGAGTCTAAAAATGGCAGTGTGTTCAGCATCCTGTCCGGAAATGTTACCATCAGTGGCATTACCATTCGCAACGTAGCCGTTAGCTACGTTGATGATCATGCTGCAATTAAAATCAAGGAACAAAGCAACATCGTTGTTAAGAACTGCATTATCGAAAATGCATTCTTTGCAATCTATGCATACAGTTCTGAGCGTTGCCGCATTCAGGGCAACACCATAACCGGAATACCACGAAGTGAGTCGAATTCCGGTAACGCCATTCATGCCTGGAAATGTAGGAATATACTGGTCAAGGACAATGTAATCACCGGACACCGTGACGGAATCTACTTTGAATTTATGCGACAAGGTACCGTTGTTGGTAATAAAAGTGAAGGAAATATTCGCTACGGATTGCACTTCATGTTCTCCGATTCCTGCTCGTACCGATCGAATGTTTTTAAACACAATGATGCCGGAGTTGCGGTTATGTATTCCCGGCAAATTCAAATGCTAAACAACTCATTCCTCGACAATTGGGGTCCTACCTCGTACGGGCTGCTGCTTAAAGACATCAGTCACGGACACCTGAAAGGGAATGTATTTACCGGCAACACCGTTGCCATACATGGTGAGGGTCTTACCAGGTCGCTCATAGAACAAAACCGGTTTATTCGCAATGGCTATGGATTTAGAATCCTTGGCAACTGTGAGCTGGTAACGGTTACCCGAAACATGTTCGACGGTAATACATTCGACATTACAACTAATGCGGGTGAGCTTAACAGCTCGTTTAACGAAAACTACTGGAGTTCATACGAAGGATACGATTTAAACAAAGATGGATTCGGTGACGTACCCTTTCACCCGGTGCGCCTCTATTCGCTACTTGTTGAGCGAATCCCATCATCGGTAATTCTGATGCATACCGCATTTATTACCATCCTGGATCTCACTGAACGCATCATTCCAACAATGACTCCTGAAACTCTTGTGGACAAGCGTCCGCTGATGCGGCCACCATTCTTACGCCATGATTGA